In the Thermotoga sp. Ku-13t genome, one interval contains:
- a CDS encoding FtsW/RodA/SpoVE family cell cycle protein has protein sequence MPSHALALLIITAVLIAVGLVVISSLEASAKMSLYGGAAREIFRSHVTKLIIGVVLLIITSFVDYRYHEKYAWFYYMLAVFLLLLPYAFPPVAGSRRWILLGSFSFQPSEFAKFAMIVCCGVYIKKHQDRMRSFVDGFLKPFLMVIPILILVFLEPDLSSCLVIMLVVMLMLYSHGTRLIYVLSTLASLGFLFFAAQKFGIFLRDYQISRLKAFFAGDLPDQVMQAVRALKEGGLVGKGVGLGEVKLSVPAVVTDFVFAAIGEELGLVGIIAVVLLFFLLVWTMLKLVESSRDVFVTSFVSGLSLLIMVQVLVNLGVVAGMFPVTGVTLPFISYGGSSMTVMMASLGVIVNMATSGSEAG, from the coding sequence GTGCCGAGTCATGCGCTCGCACTTTTGATCATAACGGCCGTTTTGATCGCGGTGGGGCTGGTTGTCATCTCGAGCCTTGAAGCGTCCGCAAAAATGAGTCTTTACGGCGGTGCTGCGCGTGAAATCTTTCGTTCGCACGTAACAAAGCTCATCATAGGAGTAGTGTTGTTGATCATCACAAGCTTCGTCGATTACAGATACCACGAAAAATACGCCTGGTTTTACTACATGCTTGCGGTCTTTCTCCTTCTGTTACCTTACGCGTTCCCACCTGTGGCGGGTTCTCGACGCTGGATCCTTCTGGGTAGCTTCAGTTTTCAACCTTCCGAATTTGCCAAGTTCGCGATGATCGTCTGCTGTGGCGTTTACATAAAAAAACATCAGGACCGGATGCGAAGTTTTGTTGATGGTTTTCTGAAACCTTTTTTGATGGTGATCCCGATACTGATACTTGTATTTCTTGAGCCGGATTTGAGTAGTTGTTTGGTTATAATGCTCGTCGTGATGTTGATGCTCTACTCTCACGGTACCAGATTGATTTATGTTCTTTCGACGCTGGCTTCACTCGGGTTCCTCTTCTTCGCTGCGCAAAAGTTTGGCATTTTCCTGAGGGATTACCAGATTTCGAGGTTGAAGGCGTTCTTCGCAGGAGACCTGCCTGATCAAGTCATGCAGGCTGTGCGTGCGCTCAAAGAAGGTGGTCTGGTCGGTAAAGGTGTCGGGCTTGGTGAAGTGAAACTCTCTGTGCCGGCCGTTGTTACGGACTTTGTGTTTGCGGCGATAGGTGAAGAGCTCGGGCTGGTAGGCATAATCGCTGTGGTTCTGCTCTTCTTCCTGTTGGTGTGGACGATGCTCAAGCTGGTCGAATCTTCCAGAGATGTGTTCGTGACTTCTTTCGTCTCGGGATTGTCTTTGCTCATAATGGTTCAAGTCCTAGTGAACCTCGGTGTGGTGGCTGGAATGTTTCCGGTCACGGGCGTAACACTGCCCTTCATCAGTTACGGTGGAAGCTCTATGACGGTGATGATGGCGAGCCTTGGAGTTATAGTCAACATGGCAACCAGTGGGAGTGAAGCTGGATGA
- a CDS encoding UDP-N-acetylglucosamine--N-acetylmuramyl-(pentapeptide) pyrophosphoryl-undecaprenol N-acetylglucosamine transferase — protein MKILAAGGVTGGHLYPALAILEELSKHTELNVVYFCTLTGIENRIIPREHPEYKLVRLDVSGLERPLFKLSNVKRVLKIIKSKSIIASEVNGSNCCLVTGGYVSYPVGSVCGRRRVPLYIQEQNVVPGIANRTLGRYASKIFVGFEEAIAGFPRSVRDRIVVTGNPIRITSVGQSSFGEGYVLVLGGSRGSALINAVMEKVYQEEKQLKFVHSTGDPDWTRRLSVFENVLAVDYIYDMTSAWRGAVAAVCRAGALTVSELLHYGVPAVLIPWEGAAEGHQVRNAQYVAKIKRGMIVRENEVTPGTVLKAIRNVLDLGKVAERETNPASTIAKIILEECV, from the coding sequence ATGAAGATCTTGGCCGCTGGCGGTGTCACGGGTGGGCATCTTTATCCTGCTCTGGCGATTTTGGAGGAGCTTTCCAAACACACAGAACTGAATGTGGTATACTTCTGCACTCTGACAGGTATCGAAAATAGAATCATCCCTCGAGAACATCCGGAGTATAAGCTCGTGAGGCTGGACGTCTCTGGTTTGGAGAGGCCGCTGTTCAAACTATCGAACGTAAAGAGGGTATTGAAAATCATTAAGAGTAAGAGTATTATTGCATCGGAAGTGAACGGGTCAAATTGCTGTCTCGTGACCGGTGGTTATGTGTCGTACCCGGTCGGTTCTGTCTGTGGAAGGAGAAGAGTACCTCTCTACATTCAGGAACAGAACGTTGTACCAGGAATAGCGAACAGGACTCTCGGCAGGTACGCGAGCAAAATATTCGTTGGTTTCGAAGAAGCAATAGCTGGTTTCCCCAGATCTGTGAGGGACAGGATAGTGGTCACTGGCAATCCGATAAGGATCACGAGCGTGGGACAGAGTTCGTTCGGGGAAGGCTATGTGCTCGTTCTCGGGGGAAGCAGGGGGAGTGCTCTCATCAACGCAGTCATGGAGAAGGTATACCAGGAGGAGAAACAATTGAAGTTCGTTCACAGCACAGGCGATCCCGACTGGACGAGGAGACTTTCAGTTTTCGAAAACGTGCTCGCCGTCGATTACATTTACGACATGACTTCTGCGTGGCGTGGTGCGGTTGCTGCTGTGTGCCGGGCAGGAGCTCTAACGGTGAGCGAATTACTCCATTACGGTGTTCCAGCAGTTCTCATACCATGGGAAGGAGCGGCTGAAGGCCATCAGGTGCGGAACGCACAGTACGTTGCGAAGATCAAGCGGGGTATGATCGTCAGAGAGAACGAAGTGACCCCCGGAACGGTTCTGAAAGCGATCAGGAATGTTCTGGATCTGGGTAAAGTGGCCGAACGTGAGACGAACCCGGCGAGCACGATAGCAAAAATCATTTTGGAGGAATGTGTATGA
- the murC gene encoding UDP-N-acetylmuramate--L-alanine ligase has product MRIHFVGIGGVGMSSLAIHCHLVGHDVYGSDIYRNEHIEILQKLGVKVFLGHSRENWLDPDLLVHTPAVSSNNPELLRAREENVRIITRFDLLKQLVEGSVQFAITGSDGKTTTTAMLAHVLKALGKDPTVFLGGINPSLEFGNYRKGNGPYVYELDESQPSFSSFRPTHLIITNARKDHLENFHSDESFYLSCFETLARSAQNVVTFQHDQLTSHLGHHTFGVSEGTCTLLDRKAERFEQVAQIKLDGKIYTLRLRIPGFHNILNAMAVVTLLWAAGFDPSDTVQALSSFVGTYRRFTVTTIDESRNIYVVDDYAHTPDEIAWLIRTSREVFAGLKQVMIFQPHRYTRLAREDGNFAKALMEADEIYVAEVYSAFEQALPNVSARMIVDGLKNYGKDAKYFSSIEELLKQIKPAPNTVYLFVGAGDIIDYSRKFVRNITST; this is encoded by the coding sequence ATGAGAATCCATTTTGTTGGAATCGGTGGTGTGGGGATGAGTTCTTTGGCCATCCACTGTCACCTTGTGGGTCATGACGTGTATGGTTCAGATATATACAGGAATGAACACATAGAAATCCTTCAGAAACTGGGTGTGAAGGTCTTTCTGGGACACAGTCGTGAGAACTGGCTCGATCCCGACCTGCTGGTTCACACTCCAGCTGTCAGTTCGAACAATCCAGAGCTTTTGAGGGCACGTGAGGAAAACGTCCGAATCATCACGCGCTTTGATCTGTTGAAGCAGCTTGTGGAAGGTTCCGTTCAGTTCGCGATCACCGGCTCAGATGGGAAAACGACTACGACGGCCATGCTCGCACATGTTCTCAAGGCGCTCGGGAAGGATCCAACGGTGTTTCTGGGAGGCATCAACCCGTCACTCGAGTTCGGAAACTACAGGAAGGGTAATGGCCCGTACGTTTATGAACTCGATGAGAGCCAGCCGAGTTTTTCTTCTTTTCGTCCGACCCACCTCATCATCACCAACGCGAGGAAAGATCATCTGGAAAACTTTCACAGCGACGAGTCGTTTTATCTGTCGTGTTTCGAAACCTTGGCACGCTCTGCCCAGAATGTTGTCACCTTTCAACACGATCAGCTGACGTCCCATCTGGGTCACCACACGTTCGGTGTCAGTGAGGGAACTTGCACCCTGCTCGACAGAAAGGCTGAACGTTTTGAACAGGTTGCTCAAATCAAGCTGGATGGAAAGATCTACACCTTGAGGCTCAGAATACCTGGTTTTCACAACATTTTGAATGCAATGGCGGTTGTGACCTTGCTCTGGGCTGCTGGTTTCGATCCTTCAGATACGGTCCAGGCTCTTTCAAGTTTCGTCGGTACGTACAGGAGGTTCACCGTTACGACCATAGATGAATCGAGAAACATATACGTGGTGGACGATTATGCACACACCCCGGACGAAATCGCGTGGTTGATCAGAACGTCCCGCGAAGTGTTTGCCGGCTTGAAGCAGGTTATGATATTCCAGCCACACCGCTACACGAGGCTTGCCAGGGAGGATGGAAACTTCGCCAAGGCTTTGATGGAGGCCGATGAAATATACGTTGCAGAGGTGTACAGTGCTTTTGAGCAAGCTCTGCCCAACGTTTCTGCGCGAATGATAGTGGATGGTCTGAAAAATTACGGCAAGGACGCGAAGTACTTCTCGTCGATCGAGGAGCTTTTGAAACAAATAAAACCCGCACCGAACACGGTGTATCTCTTCGTCGGTGCGGGCGACATAATAGATTATTCCCGAAAGTTCGTCAGGAACATTACCTCAACCTAA
- a CDS encoding ABC transporter permease, which yields MAQNNNKLNNNKTVDFEEKYLSRGQLIWRAFLKHRLGIAGLVVLIILYLMALFADFLSPYNPTEQSLRHTYSPPTKIYRTYKGQKVKPYVLPSTSYVDRITYERTYKEMLFPRRLVVQKADGTVVTYELGKDGVESFKFSVNRTESIKVNGQWYDVKKSPTTTDYFLLNYNEDILNKGVSRFETTSAVAQEMFFKAYKDRFGLKSEYDIEAVAVTEQLDSIIVKRDGKFEMVKGKVLDYDYKIYPVKWFIKSWEGKFLWLVPSRLHLFGVDNYDNNQFVKLYIMGADLFGRDVFSRIVFASRISLSIGLIGVAITIAFALVFGGISGYYGGWVDEAFMRFAEIIMSIPGFYLMIMLRAVLPLDLPSTQIYILIVFILSFIGWAGTSRVIRGLVLSIREREFVEAAVAIGLSNWKVLTRHVLPNTTTYLIVNATLRIPGYILGEAGLSFLGLGIREPQASWGLMLAQAQDVYVITKAPWLLIPGVFIFITVLAFNFVGDALRDALDPRSLG from the coding sequence GTGGCTCAGAACAATAATAAGTTGAACAACAACAAAACGGTTGATTTTGAAGAAAAGTACCTGAGCAGGGGTCAGCTCATCTGGAGGGCGTTCCTCAAGCATAGACTTGGTATCGCTGGCCTTGTGGTACTGATAATCCTGTACCTCATGGCTCTCTTCGCAGATTTTCTGTCTCCCTACAATCCCACTGAGCAATCTTTGAGGCACACTTACTCTCCTCCGACAAAGATATACAGAACTTACAAGGGCCAGAAAGTGAAGCCGTACGTTCTACCATCAACGAGCTATGTCGATAGGATCACTTACGAAAGAACGTACAAAGAAATGTTGTTCCCAAGAAGGCTCGTGGTACAGAAAGCGGACGGTACGGTTGTCACGTACGAACTCGGGAAAGACGGAGTCGAATCCTTCAAGTTCTCCGTCAACAGGACAGAAAGCATCAAGGTGAACGGTCAATGGTACGACGTTAAAAAGAGCCCCACGACGACTGACTATTTCCTGCTCAACTACAACGAGGACATTTTGAACAAAGGCGTGTCTCGCTTCGAAACAACATCTGCTGTGGCTCAGGAAATGTTCTTCAAAGCCTACAAAGACAGATTCGGCCTGAAAAGCGAGTACGACATCGAAGCTGTTGCGGTAACGGAACAACTCGACAGTATTATAGTCAAGCGCGATGGAAAGTTCGAAATGGTGAAGGGTAAGGTGCTGGATTACGATTACAAGATTTATCCCGTCAAATGGTTCATAAAGAGCTGGGAAGGAAAGTTCCTCTGGCTGGTACCTTCGAGATTGCACCTCTTTGGTGTGGACAATTACGACAACAATCAATTTGTGAAGCTTTACATAATGGGAGCCGACCTGTTCGGAAGGGATGTTTTCTCAAGGATAGTTTTTGCTTCGAGAATCTCTCTATCCATAGGTCTGATAGGTGTTGCCATAACGATCGCCTTCGCACTCGTTTTTGGAGGTATATCTGGTTACTACGGTGGATGGGTGGATGAAGCCTTCATGAGATTTGCCGAAATCATCATGTCGATCCCGGGCTTCTATCTGATGATCATGCTCAGAGCCGTGCTGCCACTCGATTTACCCTCCACACAGATCTACATCCTCATCGTTTTCATACTCTCGTTCATAGGCTGGGCTGGAACATCGCGCGTCATCAGAGGGCTGGTGCTTTCGATAAGAGAAAGGGAATTCGTCGAAGCAGCTGTCGCGATAGGTTTGTCGAACTGGAAGGTCCTCACGAGACACGTGCTACCGAACACAACGACCTATCTGATCGTCAACGCAACATTGAGGATCCCGGGATACATACTCGGTGAAGCTGGCCTGAGCTTCTTGGGACTGGGCATAAGAGAGCCACAGGCTTCATGGGGCTTGATGCTCGCACAAGCGCAGGATGTGTACGTGATAACGAAAGCCCCGTGGTTGCTCATACCGGGTGTGTTCATCTTCATAACGGTCCTCGCATTCAACTTCGTTGGGGATGCGCTGAGAGACGCGCTGGATCCAAGATCATTAGGTTGA
- a CDS encoding ABC transporter permease, with protein sequence MLKYIARRLVIAIPELIVISFLVFMIMEAAPGDFLDQYKLDPSMSKETLEAMKKELGLDQHPLVRYFKWLSGAIRGNFGYSFYYRRPVSKLIWERVAATLSLSLTSLAGSWILGIALGTFSALKKYSLVDKLLTVFAFSFIAVPSFFLGLLLLYLAARTGWFPIGGMISIDHNTMTAWQKFKDLLWHMTLPATALTLGSMASLMRYMRGSLLDVLNEDYVTFARAKGMPERIVIFKHAMRNAINPMITFLGFSISGILGGSLFIENIFAWPGMGRLIYQALIQKDLYLVITSGLISAVLLVIGNLVADILLALVDPRVRLT encoded by the coding sequence GTGCTGAAGTACATCGCGAGGAGATTGGTCATAGCCATACCTGAATTGATCGTCATCTCTTTTCTGGTGTTCATGATCATGGAGGCTGCTCCGGGTGATTTTCTCGATCAGTACAAACTCGATCCATCCATGTCGAAAGAAACGCTCGAAGCGATGAAAAAAGAACTGGGGCTGGACCAGCATCCACTGGTGAGGTACTTCAAGTGGCTTTCCGGCGCGATCAGAGGTAATTTTGGTTATTCCTTCTATTACAGAAGACCGGTTTCTAAACTTATCTGGGAGCGTGTGGCGGCAACACTCTCACTGTCATTGACTTCACTCGCTGGTTCGTGGATTTTGGGAATAGCACTGGGAACGTTCTCTGCTTTGAAAAAATATTCTCTTGTGGACAAGTTACTCACCGTGTTCGCTTTCAGCTTCATCGCGGTTCCGTCTTTCTTCCTGGGACTCCTTTTGCTGTATCTTGCAGCCCGTACGGGGTGGTTCCCCATCGGTGGGATGATCTCGATCGACCACAACACCATGACGGCATGGCAGAAGTTCAAAGATCTTCTCTGGCACATGACGCTACCGGCAACTGCTTTAACACTTGGTTCGATGGCGAGTTTGATGAGGTACATGCGAGGATCTTTGCTGGATGTTTTGAACGAAGACTATGTGACCTTCGCCCGCGCCAAAGGGATGCCTGAGAGGATAGTGATATTCAAACATGCGATGAGAAATGCAATAAACCCGATGATCACGTTCCTCGGCTTCAGCATCTCTGGTATCCTTGGAGGGTCGCTGTTCATAGAGAACATATTCGCCTGGCCGGGTATGGGCAGACTCATATATCAAGCTTTGATACAGAAAGATCTTTATCTCGTTATAACGAGCGGGCTGATCAGTGCTGTACTTCTTGTGATCGGTAACCTTGTGGCTGACATACTCCTGGCGCTTGTAGATCCCAGGGTTCGCTTGACTTGA
- a CDS encoding ABC transporter substrate-binding protein, producing the protein MKRFLFIAVLLSAVVLFAAEKYVWFDENTPYLGSDATGKYGGGIVVATLSGPRTMNYIVAKETSSTDVIALFMGYGGTLVELDNYARLHPCIAKRCEVELTDEGKMIVTFWLREGIRWSDGHPFTADDFVFTVNDVYCNPDIPSSTQDVIKDSQGRLPRAEKIDDYTVRVIYEEPFRLAVRYIGGLYIWPKHIAEQWVKDGTFREKWTVEAINNKELVGLGPFIPVEYVPDQYIRAVRNPYYWKKDAKGNQLPYLDEFVFKILPDLNAIKLAFENGEIDIYGVTAQFYPEIKAKAKEKNWVVGTGGPTYGTTFITFNWNHNDPVKRSWFRNEYFRKAVAYAMDKEAMIDTLLAGLGVAQWGPVSVLSPFYNEDALRKYPYDLDYARMMLQLGGFSWDKDGNLIDAQGNKVEFILSTNAGNIVREGMCNIIRDELAKLGIKVTFVPLDFNLLVNKMLNTTDWEAIVIGLTGSDEPQGGRNVWAQKGTLHFWNFHPDAAPGKQIKPEIYEAPDWELEIDRIFAENVKILDQKKVYELFSRFQELVSEHLPLIYTVQQLYLYAHKADLNIIEPTAFGGMLWTLPWIYWKK; encoded by the coding sequence GTGAAGAGGTTCTTATTCATTGCAGTGCTGCTTTCAGCCGTGGTGCTCTTCGCGGCAGAGAAGTACGTCTGGTTCGATGAAAACACACCGTACCTTGGTTCAGACGCCACTGGAAAGTACGGAGGCGGGATCGTAGTTGCGACACTGAGCGGCCCAAGAACGATGAACTACATCGTTGCGAAGGAAACCAGTTCGACCGATGTCATCGCACTGTTCATGGGATACGGTGGGACACTGGTGGAACTCGACAACTACGCAAGGCTTCATCCATGCATCGCCAAGCGCTGCGAGGTTGAGCTCACAGACGAAGGCAAGATGATCGTCACCTTCTGGCTGAGAGAAGGCATCAGGTGGTCGGATGGACATCCATTCACTGCGGATGACTTTGTTTTCACGGTGAACGACGTTTACTGCAATCCTGACATTCCCAGCAGCACGCAGGACGTCATCAAGGATTCGCAAGGAAGACTCCCAAGAGCTGAAAAGATCGACGATTACACCGTGAGAGTGATTTACGAAGAACCGTTCCGCCTGGCCGTCAGGTACATAGGTGGGCTCTACATCTGGCCGAAACACATCGCCGAGCAATGGGTTAAGGATGGCACATTCCGCGAGAAATGGACCGTGGAAGCCATCAACAACAAAGAGTTGGTTGGCCTTGGACCGTTCATACCGGTAGAGTACGTACCGGATCAGTACATCAGAGCTGTGAGGAATCCGTATTACTGGAAGAAAGACGCAAAGGGTAATCAGCTGCCTTACCTCGATGAGTTCGTCTTCAAGATTCTGCCAGATCTCAACGCGATCAAGCTTGCGTTCGAAAACGGTGAGATCGACATCTACGGCGTGACGGCTCAGTTCTATCCAGAGATCAAGGCCAAGGCCAAAGAGAAGAACTGGGTCGTTGGAACGGGTGGCCCCACTTATGGAACCACGTTCATCACGTTCAACTGGAACCACAACGATCCTGTGAAGAGGTCGTGGTTCAGGAACGAATACTTCAGAAAAGCTGTAGCATACGCAATGGACAAGGAAGCGATGATCGACACGCTCCTGGCGGGCCTTGGAGTCGCACAATGGGGTCCTGTGTCTGTGCTCTCACCATTCTACAACGAAGATGCCTTGAGAAAGTATCCGTACGATCTGGATTATGCACGCATGATGCTGCAACTCGGTGGATTCAGCTGGGACAAAGATGGCAACCTGATAGATGCACAAGGCAACAAGGTTGAGTTCATCCTGTCCACCAACGCCGGTAACATAGTCCGCGAAGGTATGTGCAACATCATCAGAGATGAACTCGCAAAGCTCGGCATCAAGGTCACGTTCGTCCCGCTGGACTTCAACCTGCTTGTGAACAAGATGCTCAACACCACCGACTGGGAAGCAATTGTTATAGGATTGACCGGTTCGGACGAACCGCAAGGTGGAAGAAACGTTTGGGCTCAGAAAGGAACACTCCACTTCTGGAACTTCCATCCAGACGCAGCACCAGGAAAACAGATCAAGCCTGAGATTTACGAAGCACCCGACTGGGAACTCGAAATCGACAGAATATTCGCCGAAAATGTCAAAATACTCGATCAGAAGAAAGTCTACGAGTTGTTCTCGAGATTCCAGGAACTCGTCTCCGAGCATCTGCCTCTCATCTACACCGTGCAGCAGCTGTATCTGTACGCACACAAAGCTGATCTGAACATCATCGAACCAACCGCTTTCGGCGGAATGCTCTGGACGCTGCCCTGGATCTACTGGAAGAAATGA
- a CDS encoding oligopeptide/dipeptide ABC transporter ATP-binding protein, protein MAENNVLIKVVGLKKYFPIKQGFFIKRTVAHVKAVDSVDFEIKKGETFALVGESGCGKTTVGRTILRLIDPTEGQIFFDGTDISKLSYRELLPFRRRMQIVFQDPMSSLNPRMTVGQIVTEPMLFHGIVKTKQEAYEKAKELMEMVGLKTFHLDRYPHQFSGGQRQRIAIARAIAIQPEFLVLDEPTSSLDVSVQAQIINMFLDFQERFHFSYLFISHNLGLVRFISHRVAIMYLGRIVEMGDSEEIFSQPLHPYSKALLSATPVPDPKVERARKRIILTGGVPSPINRPSGCFFNPRCPFKVETCEKEYPQLIQVSNNHWVACHLVK, encoded by the coding sequence GTGGCTGAGAACAACGTACTCATTAAAGTCGTCGGGCTGAAGAAGTATTTTCCGATAAAACAGGGCTTCTTCATAAAAAGAACGGTAGCTCACGTTAAAGCTGTGGATAGTGTGGACTTCGAAATCAAAAAAGGCGAAACCTTTGCCCTCGTGGGTGAATCTGGATGCGGCAAGACCACAGTGGGCCGCACCATACTGAGGCTGATCGATCCGACCGAAGGACAGATCTTCTTCGATGGAACAGACATCTCGAAACTCAGCTACAGAGAACTGCTGCCCTTCAGAAGGAGAATGCAGATCGTCTTTCAAGACCCGATGAGCTCACTGAATCCGAGAATGACAGTTGGTCAAATCGTCACCGAACCGATGCTCTTCCATGGGATCGTGAAGACGAAGCAGGAAGCTTACGAAAAAGCGAAAGAATTGATGGAAATGGTCGGTTTGAAAACGTTCCATCTGGACAGATATCCACATCAGTTCAGCGGCGGACAGCGTCAAAGAATAGCCATAGCGCGCGCCATAGCGATACAACCAGAATTCCTCGTTTTGGACGAGCCTACCTCTTCTCTCGATGTTTCCGTGCAGGCTCAGATCATAAACATGTTCCTGGATTTTCAGGAGAGATTCCATTTCAGCTATTTGTTCATATCACACAACCTTGGCCTGGTGAGGTTCATAAGCCATAGAGTTGCTATAATGTATCTTGGCAGGATAGTGGAAATGGGTGATTCGGAAGAGATATTCTCACAACCCCTTCATCCTTACAGCAAAGCATTGCTCTCAGCCACGCCGGTACCCGATCCAAAGGTTGAGAGGGCCAGAAAGAGAATCATACTGACCGGAGGTGTACCGAGCCCCATAAACAGACCGAGCGGCTGCTTCTTCAACCCGAGGTGTCCTTTCAAGGTCGAAACCTGTGAAAAAGAATATCCTCAACTAATACAGGTTTCAAACAATCACTGGGTGGCGTGCCACCTGGTGAAGTGA
- a CDS encoding ABC transporter ATP-binding protein has translation MDSILTIKNLSTYFYMEEGIVAAVDDVSFELRPQEVLGIVGETGSGKSVTVKSIMRLIKPPGKIVSGQVIYKGQDILKLDEKEMYNIRGKEISMVFQDPMTSLNPLYTIGDQLMETIMQHQKVSKEEAYKRAVEMLKLVQIPEPEKRMKAYPFEFSGGMRQRVVIAIALSCNPSILIADEPTTALDVTIQAQILELMKQLQETLKMAMIFITHDLGVIASMAHKIIVMYGGKQMEEGSAEDIFYNPVHPYTNMLLRSIPRVDKKIERLEPIPGQPPRMIDIPKVCPFLPRCPRSIDECSKRIPDMVEVSPGHRVRCFNPVEGGV, from the coding sequence GTGGACAGCATTCTGACCATCAAAAACCTGTCGACATACTTCTACATGGAGGAAGGTATCGTTGCGGCTGTCGACGACGTCAGCTTCGAGCTCAGACCCCAAGAAGTGCTCGGCATAGTAGGTGAAACTGGTTCTGGTAAGAGCGTCACGGTCAAATCGATCATGCGCCTGATAAAACCCCCGGGAAAAATAGTGAGTGGGCAGGTCATTTACAAAGGACAGGACATACTCAAACTCGACGAGAAAGAGATGTACAACATACGCGGTAAAGAAATCAGCATGGTTTTTCAAGATCCCATGACCTCTTTGAACCCACTGTACACCATCGGGGATCAGCTGATGGAAACGATCATGCAACATCAAAAAGTCTCCAAGGAAGAAGCTTACAAAAGAGCCGTCGAAATGCTCAAACTCGTTCAGATACCGGAACCCGAAAAGAGAATGAAGGCTTATCCTTTTGAGTTCAGCGGTGGAATGAGACAGCGTGTGGTCATCGCCATAGCACTCAGCTGCAATCCGAGTATACTCATAGCGGACGAACCAACCACCGCACTCGACGTCACCATACAGGCTCAGATACTCGAGCTCATGAAACAGTTGCAGGAGACTCTGAAAATGGCCATGATCTTCATCACACATGACCTCGGTGTGATCGCTTCGATGGCGCACAAGATCATCGTCATGTACGGTGGGAAACAGATGGAAGAAGGGTCCGCCGAGGATATCTTCTACAATCCGGTCCATCCTTACACGAACATGTTGCTGAGAAGCATTCCAAGGGTCGATAAGAAGATCGAAAGGCTCGAACCGATACCTGGTCAACCACCACGCATGATAGATATACCAAAGGTCTGTCCTTTCCTGCCACGTTGTCCAAGATCGATCGACGAATGTTCCAAGCGGATCCCAGACATGGTCGAAGTGTCACCCGGTCATCGCGTGAGATGCTTCAATCCTGTCGAGGGTGGTGTGTAA